The Sporosarcina ureae genome includes a region encoding these proteins:
- the nikC gene encoding nickel transporter permease gives MSEFTPKVDGVVEAELEKTTGPWREAWLGFRKSKVAVVGAVIVIGFILLALFGPLVTKEGINEQLMTDRLQPPSSEYWFGTDDFGRDIFSRIIHGARISLSVGFFSVVGSIVVGSFLGIIAGYYGRWIDTIISRIFDIMLAFPSILLAIAIVSVLGPSLRNALIAIAIINVPNFGRLIRSKVLSIKEDEYITAAKAIGMKDFRILFSHILPNSMAPVIVQGTLAIATAILEAAALGFLGLGAEAPYPEWGKMLADSKDYLQNAPWTMIFPGLAIMLTVLGFNLMGDGLRDALDPKMKS, from the coding sequence ATGTCAGAATTTACGCCTAAGGTAGACGGAGTAGTAGAAGCAGAATTAGAAAAAACAACAGGGCCTTGGCGGGAAGCTTGGTTAGGTTTTCGTAAGAGCAAAGTGGCTGTCGTAGGCGCGGTCATTGTGATAGGTTTTATCCTGCTTGCGCTATTCGGTCCTCTTGTCACAAAAGAAGGCATCAACGAACAATTAATGACAGATAGACTGCAACCTCCTTCTTCGGAGTATTGGTTTGGAACGGATGACTTCGGCCGTGATATTTTCTCACGCATTATTCATGGTGCGCGTATTTCATTATCTGTTGGATTCTTCTCGGTAGTTGGTTCAATTGTAGTGGGAAGTTTCCTTGGCATCATTGCAGGTTATTATGGTCGTTGGATTGATACCATTATCTCGAGGATATTCGATATTATGCTTGCTTTCCCATCCATTTTACTAGCAATTGCGATTGTATCCGTATTGGGACCAAGTTTACGTAACGCGTTAATTGCTATTGCAATCATTAACGTACCAAACTTCGGACGCCTGATCCGATCCAAAGTGCTGAGTATTAAAGAAGATGAATATATTACAGCGGCAAAGGCAATTGGTATGAAAGACTTCAGGATTCTGTTTTCGCACATATTACCTAACTCGATGGCGCCTGTCATCGTACAAGGTACATTGGCAATTGCTACAGCTATTCTCGAGGCGGCAGCACTTGGGTTCCTAGGATTAGGGGCAGAAGCTCCATATCCTGAATGGGGGAAGATGTTAGCTGACTCCAAGGATTATTTGCAAAATGCTCCATGGACAATGATTTTCCCTGGACTTGCCATTATGCTGACTGTATTAGGCTTCAACTTAATGGGGGACGGATTACGTGATGCATTGGATCCGAAAATGAAGAGTTAA
- a CDS encoding ABC transporter permease — MIRAGGVKELFNYTIKRLLQLIPVLLGMTFLVFMLIRAIPGNPAQVILGQQATKEAVEALTIKLGLDQPWYTQYFSYLGGILKGDLGESMRTRLPVADEIWPYLAATLELALFAMIIAVVVGINAGIISAWFQNSWFDYSAMVLALIGVSMPIFWLGLMGQWAFAIELQWLPTTGRENVRDPVSAITNLYIIDTLIQGRFDQLWVVIKHLILPGLALATIPMAIIARMTRSSMLEVMRSDYIRTARAKGQKMFWVVYKHALKNAIIPVLTIIGLQIGLLLGGAILTETIFAWPGIGRYIYDAINFRDYPVIQSGILIVAFIFVMINLIVDLLYGLIDPRIKYD; from the coding sequence ATGATAAGAGCCGGAGGGGTGAAAGAGTTGTTCAACTATACGATTAAGAGGCTTTTACAGCTAATACCTGTCCTGCTTGGTATGACATTTTTAGTTTTTATGTTGATTCGAGCTATTCCTGGTAATCCAGCACAAGTAATTTTAGGACAACAAGCTACAAAAGAAGCGGTGGAAGCTTTAACGATCAAGCTGGGTCTTGATCAACCATGGTATACACAATATTTCAGTTATCTTGGTGGTATTCTAAAAGGGGATTTAGGAGAATCCATGCGTACGCGCCTTCCAGTGGCGGATGAAATTTGGCCTTATTTAGCAGCTACATTAGAGTTGGCATTATTTGCGATGATTATCGCGGTCGTTGTAGGGATTAACGCGGGTATTATTTCTGCTTGGTTCCAAAACTCCTGGTTTGATTATTCAGCAATGGTATTGGCATTAATCGGTGTCTCAATGCCTATCTTCTGGTTAGGATTAATGGGGCAGTGGGCATTTGCAATTGAATTGCAATGGTTACCAACAACGGGACGTGAAAATGTCCGTGATCCTGTATCCGCCATAACCAATTTATACATAATTGATACGCTCATACAAGGTAGGTTTGATCAATTATGGGTAGTCATTAAACATTTGATCTTACCTGGACTTGCGCTTGCCACCATTCCGATGGCCATTATCGCCCGAATGACGCGTTCGAGTATGCTGGAAGTAATGCGTTCCGATTATATTCGTACAGCACGAGCAAAAGGTCAGAAAATGTTCTGGGTAGTCTATAAGCACGCGTTGAAAAATGCGATCATTCCTGTGTTGACAATTATTGGACTACAGATTGGCTTACTACTTGGTGGAGCGATTCTAACGGAAACAATCTTTGCTTGGCCTGGAATTGGACGCTACATTTACGATGCAATCAACTTTAGAGATTATCCTGTTATTCAATCAGGCATTCTCATCGTGGCATTTATCTTTGTCATGATTAATCTGATCGTCGATTTACTCTATGGGTTGATCGATCCGAGGATTAAGTATGATTGA
- a CDS encoding ABC transporter substrate-binding protein, with protein sequence MRKGKLWSFALIMLLVLSTALAACSGGDDKEGSGDKDKDAADQGGSENKTLVFGRGGDSTSLDPSRVTEGETFKVTVNLFETLLNFGEQDTTVQPGLAKEYDTSEDGLTYTFQLEEGVKFHDGTDFNAEAVVKNFERWANGDADTFPYYNSMFGGFKDDEDHVIESVKADGDSTVIITLKRPQAPFLKNLAMSMFAISSPEAFEKGDDEYERNPVGTGPFKFVEWKPNETITIEKNEEYWQEGLPKLDRVIFQAIPDNSARLNALLSGEIDLADGINPADGVKIEDHDALQLFERPSMNVGYLGLTVTREPFDKKEVRQAMNYAIDKQSIIDSFFEGRAEVAKNAMPSSISGYNDDVEAYAYDPEKAKELLKEAGLEDGFEMELWAMPVPRPYMPDGTKVAEAIQSNLADVGIKAKIVSYEWATYLDKASKGEADAFMLGWTGDNGDADNFLYVLLDEDNIGSNNYTYFKNDETHKLFLEAQTEVDEDKRIELYKQAQEILHEEAPWVPIAHSIPLLGGAKELTGFVPHPTGSDLLSNVEFK encoded by the coding sequence ATGAGAAAAGGGAAACTGTGGTCGTTCGCGTTGATCATGCTTCTTGTCTTATCGACTGCACTGGCAGCTTGTTCAGGCGGCGATGACAAAGAAGGCAGTGGCGACAAGGACAAAGATGCTGCGGATCAAGGCGGCAGTGAAAACAAAACATTAGTATTTGGACGAGGTGGAGATTCAACATCTCTTGACCCATCCCGTGTGACAGAAGGAGAAACATTTAAAGTAACGGTGAATTTATTTGAAACATTATTAAACTTTGGGGAGCAGGATACGACGGTTCAACCTGGACTTGCTAAAGAGTATGACACAAGTGAAGACGGATTGACGTATACATTCCAATTAGAAGAAGGTGTGAAATTCCATGATGGCACCGATTTTAATGCAGAAGCAGTCGTAAAGAACTTTGAGCGTTGGGCTAATGGAGATGCAGACACATTCCCATACTACAATTCTATGTTCGGTGGATTTAAAGATGATGAAGATCATGTAATTGAGTCTGTTAAAGCAGATGGAGATTCTACAGTGATTATTACATTGAAGCGTCCACAAGCGCCGTTCTTAAAAAATCTTGCTATGAGTATGTTCGCTATTTCTAGTCCTGAGGCGTTTGAAAAGGGCGATGATGAATATGAGCGAAACCCAGTAGGAACAGGTCCCTTCAAATTTGTAGAGTGGAAGCCAAATGAAACTATTACGATTGAAAAGAATGAAGAGTACTGGCAAGAAGGGTTACCGAAATTAGATCGCGTTATTTTCCAAGCAATTCCTGATAACTCTGCTCGTCTGAATGCTTTGCTTTCTGGTGAAATTGATTTAGCAGATGGAATCAATCCAGCTGATGGAGTGAAAATTGAAGACCATGATGCATTACAGTTATTCGAGCGTCCTTCTATGAACGTAGGATACCTTGGTTTAACGGTCACTCGTGAGCCGTTTGATAAAAAAGAAGTACGTCAGGCAATGAACTATGCTATCGATAAACAGTCAATCATTGATTCATTCTTTGAAGGGCGCGCAGAAGTCGCGAAAAATGCTATGCCTTCATCAATTTCAGGTTATAACGATGATGTAGAAGCGTATGCATACGATCCTGAAAAAGCGAAAGAACTATTGAAAGAAGCAGGTCTAGAAGACGGATTTGAAATGGAACTTTGGGCAATGCCGGTTCCACGTCCGTATATGCCAGATGGTACGAAAGTAGCGGAAGCGATTCAAAGCAACTTGGCTGATGTAGGTATTAAAGCGAAAATTGTTTCTTATGAGTGGGCAACTTACCTCGATAAAGCAAGCAAGGGGGAAGCAGATGCATTCATGCTAGGTTGGACTGGCGATAATGGTGATGCAGACAACTTCCTATACGTATTGTTAGATGAAGACAATATCGGAAGTAATAACTATACGTACTTTAAGAATGACGAAACACATAAGCTATTCCTCGAAGCACAAACAGAAGTAGACGAAGACAAGCGTATTGAGTTGTATAAGCAAGCTCAGGAAATTCTTCACGAAGAAGCACCTTGGGTTCCAATTGCACACTCCATTCCATTGTTAGGCGGAGCGAAAGAATTAACTGGTTTCGTTCCACATCCTACTGGTTCTGATTTGTTGTCGAATGTAGAATTCAAATAA
- a CDS encoding ABC transporter ATP-binding protein, with product MSKPLLKVEGLKKYFPIRKGLIGKTVGHVKAIDDVTFHVNEGETLGIVGESGCGKSTTGRTIMQLLEPTEGVVAFQGKDLTKLSATEIRAVRRDIQMVFQDPYASLNPRHTIGKILEEPLIVHGGGNAKERRKKVVEFLKIVGLSEYHAKRYPHQFSGGQRQRIGIARALMTNPKLIIADEPVSALDVSIQAQVLNLMQDLQKEFHLTYIFIAHDLGVVRHISDRVAVMYLGKIVEITESEELYANPLHPYTQALLSAVPVPDPNYKKEQIIIEGDMPSPANPPSGCAFHTRCPFKMDVCTKVTPLLAEEKTGHSVACHLYTAEGNDDIERKKQLEGSV from the coding sequence ATGAGCAAACCATTGCTAAAAGTTGAAGGGTTGAAAAAATACTTCCCGATTCGCAAAGGGCTGATTGGTAAAACAGTTGGTCATGTCAAAGCAATCGATGATGTGACCTTTCATGTAAATGAAGGAGAGACACTTGGAATCGTAGGAGAAAGTGGTTGTGGGAAATCAACGACAGGACGGACCATTATGCAATTGCTAGAACCTACAGAGGGTGTCGTGGCTTTCCAAGGGAAAGACTTGACGAAACTCTCTGCAACTGAAATTCGAGCAGTTCGTCGAGATATTCAAATGGTCTTCCAAGATCCGTATGCATCATTGAACCCACGTCATACAATCGGCAAGATTTTAGAAGAGCCATTAATTGTGCATGGCGGTGGCAATGCAAAGGAGCGTCGCAAAAAAGTTGTAGAGTTTCTAAAGATTGTCGGCTTGAGTGAATACCACGCAAAACGTTATCCTCACCAATTCAGTGGGGGGCAGAGACAGCGAATTGGTATAGCCCGTGCATTGATGACGAACCCCAAGTTGATTATTGCAGATGAACCAGTGTCTGCACTTGACGTATCTATTCAAGCGCAAGTATTGAACTTAATGCAAGATTTACAAAAAGAATTCCACTTGACGTATATCTTTATTGCACATGATCTAGGTGTTGTACGCCATATCAGTGATCGAGTGGCAGTAATGTACTTGGGAAAAATTGTGGAGATTACAGAAAGTGAAGAGCTTTACGCAAATCCACTGCATCCTTACACACAGGCGTTATTGTCTGCAGTCCCTGTGCCGGATCCCAATTATAAAAAAGAACAAATCATTATTGAAGGGGATATGCCAAGTCCGGCGAATCCGCCAAGCGGTTGTGCATTCCATACTCGCTGTCCCTTCAAAATGGATGTATGTACGAAAGTAACCCCTCTATTAGCAGAGGAGAAAACTGGTCATTCTGTTGCTTGCCATCTTTATACTGCGGAAGGCAACGATGATATAGAAAGAAAAAAACAATTGGAGGGATCTGTATGA
- a CDS encoding ABC transporter ATP-binding protein, translating to MNERKKLLEVKDLQTTFFTDSGEIPAVDHVDFYVREGEVLGVVGESGCGKSVTSLSIMQLVPSPPGKITGGEILFEGQDLLKKTEKEMREIRGNDVAMIFQEPMTSLNPLFTIGNQMSEAISLHQKKWSKKQIRERATEMLKLVGLPRSEEIMREYPHQLSGGMRQRVMIAMALVCDPKVLIADEPTTALDVTIQAQILKLMRELNERMNTAILLITHDLGVVAETCERVVVMYSGQVIEEASTEVIFENPCHPYTRGLIQSVPDMRDKKDRLYSIPGNVPKPGSIEKGCRFAARCESAFSRCWVETPELYRNSENHQTRCFLYDEQQGVTSTNEQTIAKS from the coding sequence ATGAACGAAAGAAAGAAATTACTTGAAGTTAAAGATTTGCAAACGACCTTTTTCACGGATTCAGGAGAAATTCCGGCAGTAGATCATGTGGACTTTTATGTGAGAGAAGGCGAAGTTTTGGGGGTCGTTGGAGAATCAGGCTGCGGAAAGAGTGTCACCTCTTTATCTATTATGCAGTTAGTGCCAAGTCCGCCTGGAAAAATTACTGGTGGTGAAATCCTGTTTGAAGGTCAAGATCTCCTAAAAAAAACGGAGAAGGAAATGAGGGAGATTCGTGGGAATGATGTCGCAATGATTTTTCAAGAGCCTATGACTTCATTGAACCCGCTCTTCACAATAGGCAATCAGATGTCTGAAGCCATTTCGCTTCATCAGAAAAAATGGTCGAAAAAGCAAATCAGGGAACGAGCAACTGAAATGTTGAAATTAGTCGGACTACCTCGCTCTGAAGAAATTATGAGAGAATATCCTCACCAATTATCCGGTGGTATGCGACAGCGTGTCATGATTGCAATGGCATTGGTATGCGATCCAAAAGTACTCATTGCGGATGAACCTACAACAGCACTCGATGTAACGATTCAAGCACAAATCCTCAAGTTGATGCGTGAGTTGAATGAGCGTATGAATACAGCGATTTTACTCATCACACATGATTTAGGAGTAGTGGCTGAAACTTGTGAACGCGTTGTCGTTATGTATTCAGGTCAGGTTATCGAAGAAGCATCAACCGAAGTGATTTTTGAAAATCCTTGTCATCCTTATACACGAGGATTGATCCAATCTGTTCCGGATATGCGGGATAAAAAAGATCGTCTTTATTCGATTCCAGGCAATGTACCGAAACCAGGTTCTATAGAAAAAGGTTGTAGATTTGCCGCGAGATGTGAAAGCGCTTTCTCTAGATGCTGGGTAGAAACACCAGAATTGTACCGGAACTCCGAAAACCACCAAACGAGATGCTTCTTATATGACGAACAACAAGGAGTGACGAGTACAAATGAGCAAACCATTGCTAAAAGTTGA
- a CDS encoding alkaline phosphatase family protein, giving the protein MFKRISMFIVISILCSMTITTNHSSSKAAETTGTISVVSFDGLGYEDAKRYISKGIMPNLEKFQQQAAYATDFVTVTPSLTAPSHAAMSTGAGPSKTGIVSNYFHSSGEKVKEDQSGFAQTLGVTPIWKEARNQGKVTATVSFPDSNPENASAATYAVYSGGTLADSKLHNLKFTEVHDKRVEQINAGSIKVEEAVISLDIKKSPAKNLYILRTDEKEPKYYLSMDRKDMGEEVSPDDWIAVALHLHNFDSAGFYVKLKRNPENKEELQLFQGTVMGGQYRGPGKFAEEIQSEFGFYPAADEIEAFKNGDITREEYEQVGERFTNWVTDVSFYIKENYQPDLLFYYYPVVDTELHEFLLREPAQPGYQLANVVEKEEYVSWAFGQADRAIGRIKNNLTPDDHVLIVSDHGLEPIHTRLSPNKELEKAGLLVKDQEGNIDASKTKAYAEASGTIAHVYVNLKGREKKGIVKEEEFEQVKKEVVSIFTDKAVFTGLSQGPEKFAHPILRWLTSKNERLDKVYMYPSSSVLYSEKNSEVYPYETVWTEEQEGYATLNNNNSGDVFLSAAPGFLMGKDAEIAVEPTQELGSHGGNPERSTLRPILYASGPKIPPGQISKRITMTDIAPTVYELLGLQPPDFVEGKVIWRMK; this is encoded by the coding sequence ATGTTTAAGCGAATAAGTATGTTCATAGTAATTAGTATTTTATGTAGTATGACTATCACTACTAATCATTCATCTAGTAAAGCTGCTGAAACAACAGGCACAATAAGCGTCGTGTCATTTGACGGCTTGGGATATGAAGATGCAAAACGTTATATAAGCAAAGGAATTATGCCGAACTTAGAAAAGTTTCAGCAACAGGCAGCTTATGCCACAGACTTTGTTACAGTTACACCATCATTGACTGCACCATCCCATGCAGCAATGTCTACGGGTGCTGGACCTTCAAAGACAGGTATTGTCAGTAATTATTTTCATTCATCAGGGGAGAAAGTAAAAGAAGACCAAAGTGGTTTTGCGCAGACATTGGGTGTTACGCCTATATGGAAAGAGGCAAGAAATCAAGGGAAAGTCACAGCAACCGTCTCTTTTCCTGACTCGAATCCTGAAAACGCATCTGCTGCTACCTATGCTGTCTATTCAGGTGGGACCTTAGCAGATTCGAAGCTTCATAACCTAAAGTTTACAGAAGTACATGATAAACGCGTTGAACAAATAAACGCAGGATCAATAAAAGTAGAAGAGGCAGTTATTTCATTGGATATAAAAAAATCACCTGCTAAAAACTTATATATTTTGCGAACAGATGAAAAAGAGCCAAAATATTATTTGTCTATGGATAGAAAAGATATGGGCGAAGAAGTATCACCCGATGATTGGATTGCTGTCGCGTTGCACTTACATAACTTTGATAGTGCAGGGTTCTACGTGAAACTAAAGAGAAATCCTGAGAACAAAGAAGAACTTCAGTTGTTTCAAGGTACTGTAATGGGTGGACAATACAGAGGACCGGGAAAATTTGCAGAAGAGATACAATCTGAATTTGGATTTTATCCAGCAGCTGATGAAATAGAGGCGTTTAAAAATGGAGATATTACACGAGAAGAATATGAACAAGTAGGCGAACGATTTACAAACTGGGTGACAGATGTCAGTTTTTATATTAAAGAGAACTATCAGCCTGACTTATTATTTTACTATTATCCTGTAGTAGACACTGAACTACATGAATTCTTATTAAGAGAACCTGCTCAACCTGGATATCAATTAGCAAATGTAGTAGAAAAAGAGGAATATGTGAGCTGGGCATTTGGCCAAGCAGATCGTGCAATCGGTCGAATTAAAAACAACTTAACCCCTGATGATCACGTATTAATAGTGTCAGATCATGGATTGGAACCAATTCATACAAGGCTTTCACCGAATAAAGAACTGGAAAAGGCAGGACTACTTGTAAAAGATCAAGAGGGAAATATAGATGCATCTAAAACAAAAGCTTATGCAGAAGCGAGTGGAACGATTGCTCATGTTTATGTGAATTTGAAAGGCAGAGAGAAAAAAGGAATCGTGAAAGAAGAAGAATTTGAACAAGTGAAGAAGGAAGTCGTATCGATCTTTACAGATAAGGCCGTTTTTACTGGTCTTTCCCAAGGCCCCGAAAAATTTGCACATCCCATTTTACGTTGGCTTACTAGTAAAAATGAGAGACTTGATAAGGTCTACATGTATCCGAGCTCATCTGTCTTATATAGCGAGAAGAATTCCGAAGTGTATCCATACGAAACAGTTTGGACAGAGGAACAGGAGGGATACGCTACTTTAAATAATAATAATAGCGGAGATGTGTTTTTATCCGCTGCTCCAGGATTTTTGATGGGGAAAGATGCAGAAATTGCTGTTGAACCAACGCAGGAATTAGGGAGTCATGGTGGAAATCCTGAACGTTCGACATTACGGCCGATTTTATATGCATCGGGCCCTAAGATCCCACCAGGCCAAATCAGCAAAAGAATTACAATGACAGATATTGCACCTACTGTATATGAATTATTAGGATTACAACCCCCAGATTTTGTGGAAGGAAAAGTCATTTGGCGAATGAAATAA
- a CDS encoding superoxide dismutase: MKPFVHPDLPYAVDGLEPYIDASTLEIHHGKHHQTYVNNLNAALEHHEELQSQSLETILTDLSQVPEEIRTAVQNNGGGHYCHSLFWESMTPNSKGEPSADIKREIDKYFTTFDNFQDVLSKAANSRFGSGYGWLVLSDGELEVMSTPNQDTPLKDGKTPLLVIDVWEHAYYLAYQNRRPEFVQNWWHTVDWDIVNERFIQAAKTAAN; the protein is encoded by the coding sequence TTGAAGCCATTTGTTCATCCAGATTTGCCATATGCAGTAGACGGTCTTGAACCGTATATCGATGCAAGTACATTGGAAATCCACCATGGCAAACATCATCAAACGTACGTCAATAACTTGAATGCGGCGCTAGAACATCATGAAGAGTTACAATCTCAGTCTCTGGAAACTATATTGACTGATCTCAGTCAAGTACCTGAGGAGATTCGCACGGCCGTTCAAAATAACGGCGGTGGACATTACTGTCATAGCTTATTCTGGGAATCTATGACGCCAAATAGTAAAGGAGAACCGTCCGCAGACATTAAGCGAGAAATCGATAAGTATTTTACTACATTCGATAACTTTCAAGACGTCTTGTCGAAAGCGGCAAACAGTCGCTTTGGTAGCGGGTACGGCTGGTTAGTACTTTCTGATGGTGAGTTAGAAGTCATGAGCACGCCAAACCAAGATACACCATTGAAAGATGGAAAAACTCCATTACTAGTCATCGATGTATGGGAACACGCTTATTACTTGGCATACCAGAACCGCCGCCCCGAATTTGTGCAAAATTGGTGGCACACTGTGGACTGGGACATTGTGAATGAGCGTTTCATTCAAGCTGCTAAAACAGCGGCAAATTAA
- a CDS encoding alpha/beta hydrolase: MQKMITIRSGEHHLSGALHLPEYRKEDIPLLLFVHGFVGSKVGEHRLFVKAARYFTERGYGVFRFDFSGCGESDGDYAEVTLTNQLNEVRDVVTYLGSVRGIDQRRITLVGHSMGGAVASLTAASDTRIKQLILWSPVGMPYEDITGILGPKAVHEIARKGSYDYRGFMISQTFLKDLKKHQPIEAARLFTGPAHIIHAKADEQIPKEHAVRYANSLNKRVDTKQVFEQYIDKADHTFSSYSFEDELFDNSLAWLEGSPVGKFVSQT; encoded by the coding sequence ATGCAAAAGATGATCACGATTCGTTCTGGAGAACATCATTTATCTGGTGCGCTGCATCTGCCTGAATATAGAAAAGAAGATATACCATTATTACTATTTGTTCATGGATTCGTAGGTAGTAAAGTAGGCGAGCACCGTCTGTTTGTTAAAGCTGCACGATATTTTACTGAGCGTGGATATGGGGTATTCCGTTTTGACTTTAGTGGTTGTGGAGAAAGTGATGGGGATTATGCGGAGGTAACGTTAACGAATCAATTGAATGAAGTGCGGGATGTAGTAACTTATCTAGGCTCCGTCCGAGGAATAGATCAACGTCGCATTACGTTGGTTGGGCATAGTATGGGGGGAGCTGTTGCATCACTTACGGCAGCAAGCGATACCCGAATTAAACAATTAATTCTCTGGTCACCGGTAGGTATGCCATACGAAGACATTACTGGGATTCTAGGACCGAAAGCGGTTCATGAAATTGCGAGAAAGGGAAGTTATGATTACCGCGGATTTATGATCAGCCAAACATTTTTGAAAGATTTGAAAAAGCATCAGCCTATAGAAGCGGCTCGCTTATTTACAGGGCCCGCTCATATTATTCATGCAAAGGCAGACGAGCAAATTCCGAAAGAACATGCAGTGCGATACGCAAATTCACTCAATAAACGCGTAGATACTAAGCAAGTGTTTGAACAGTATATCGACAAAGCAGATCATACATTTTCGAGTTATTCATTTGAAGATGAGTTGTTCGACAATAGTTTGGCTTGGCTTGAAGGTAGTCCAGTAGGAAAGTTCGTGTCGCAAACATAA
- a CDS encoding sodium-dependent transporter, which yields MERRKEQWSSKLGFIMSSAGAAIGLGAIWKFPYVTGMSGGGAFFLLFIVFTILIGLPMLVSEFIIGRGSGKEAISAYKKLAPASAWPWIGKLGVAGCFLLLSFYSVVGGWVFVYSGLSIGGKVISEGASYSEQFGSIVGSPITTLIGLLLFTIINILIVSSGVQNGIEKANKYMMPLLFVFFIILVVRSLTLPGAMEGVSFFLKPDFSSITRESVLYALGQSFFSLAVGFSCMVTYSSYLKKDVSLTSSASSVVGMNLFVSLLAGLAIFPAVFAFGQEPAAGPELLFMVLPAVFSQLPLGQVFLALFLILFLFATLTSSFSLYEIIVAAMTASGKRTRKSVTWLIGAVVFIAAIPSALSSSTLSGWLIFDKSVFDATDYLVSNILLPAGSLLIALFIVYKMDQILVRDEFTQYNTQFKGFYSLWHFLMKWVVPLTIIVVFLNTLGIVK from the coding sequence ATGGAACGTCGAAAAGAACAATGGTCTTCAAAGCTTGGATTTATTATGTCTTCAGCAGGCGCAGCAATTGGCCTTGGAGCAATATGGAAATTTCCGTACGTTACGGGAATGAGCGGTGGCGGTGCGTTTTTCCTGCTATTTATAGTATTTACGATTTTAATTGGGTTACCTATGTTGGTTTCTGAATTTATTATCGGACGTGGTTCAGGTAAAGAAGCAATCAGTGCATACAAAAAGCTAGCGCCAGCGAGTGCATGGCCGTGGATTGGTAAGCTCGGTGTCGCTGGGTGTTTTCTTTTACTCTCCTTCTACAGTGTAGTAGGTGGCTGGGTATTCGTGTATAGCGGATTATCTATTGGTGGCAAGGTTATTAGTGAAGGTGCTTCCTATTCGGAACAATTTGGCTCAATTGTAGGTTCACCAATCACGACATTAATTGGTCTGCTATTATTTACTATCATTAACATATTGATCGTATCTTCTGGTGTACAAAACGGTATTGAAAAAGCGAATAAGTATATGATGCCTCTATTATTTGTGTTTTTCATTATTTTAGTTGTTCGATCATTGACGTTGCCCGGTGCGATGGAAGGCGTGTCGTTCTTCTTGAAGCCCGATTTCTCTAGTATTACAAGAGAATCGGTGTTGTATGCACTTGGACAGTCATTCTTTTCATTGGCTGTCGGGTTTTCTTGTATGGTTACGTACAGTTCATATCTGAAGAAAGACGTCAGTTTGACTTCTTCTGCAAGTTCCGTAGTGGGAATGAATTTATTTGTTTCATTACTAGCTGGATTAGCTATTTTCCCAGCGGTCTTCGCGTTTGGGCAAGAACCGGCTGCAGGACCTGAATTACTATTCATGGTGTTACCAGCAGTCTTTTCACAACTCCCGCTCGGGCAAGTTTTCTTGGCGTTATTTCTGATTTTGTTCTTGTTTGCGACATTGACGTCTTCGTTTAGTTTGTACGAGATCATTGTGGCAGCGATGACAGCGAGTGGCAAGCGGACGCGAAAGTCTGTTACTTGGTTGATTGGTGCGGTGGTATTCATTGCCGCAATTCCTTCTGCCTTGTCTTCTAGTACATTATCAGGATGGTTGATATTCGATAAGAGTGTTTTTGATGCGACAGATTATCTGGTTAGTAATATTTTGCTTCCCGCAGGAAGTTTACTGATTGCGTTATTCATTGTCTACAAGATGGACCAGATTTTGGTGCGTGATGAGTTTACGCAGTATAACACGCAATTCAAAGGTTTCTATTCGCTATGGCATTTTTTAATGAAGTGGGTAGTGCCGTTGACTATTATTGTGGTGTTCTTGAATACGCTTGGGATTGTGAAGTAA